TGGAGTAGTTCGGAATGGACCAAGTCGGAGAATGCTTTCCAGGTTTTAGCTCTATTAGTTTTACTTTATGTACGAAAAGGGAATCTGGCTAAGATCCTATTATATTCCGATCGATTAGAATGGGAAACCGGATATATCCGAAATACTGAAGAAGCTCTTTCTTCGCTGGAAAAAGTCCGATCTTATCCTCATCGAAAACTAAAAACGGATCCTAAACTCCCGTTTATACTCTTAAAAAATAGGATCAGAAGATACACCGATTCTTATATACTTTCCGATTTTCACGGACTTCCTTCTTTAAAAAAACTCACAGGTCTCAGGAGATTCCATACTTTACATGCGATCCGATTTAAAGATCGTTTGGAAGAAAGTGCTCCTAGAGGGTTTTTCCAATTTTTCTTACTCAAAGATCCTGAAACGGGCGCTATTCCTTCTCCTGTAGGTGGAAGTATTAAGAAAAATCTGGAATTCTTATTTAAGTCCAGATGTTTGGAACTAGAAGGAAAAGATACGGATCCGAACAAACTTCTTGAATATTGGAGAAGTATGTCATGAAGGCGGGGGGAAACCGTCCGAGATCTTTGGATCGTATTCAGTTTTTCTACTATCTATTTTATCTATCTCTGCTGCTATTTTCGGTCCCGTCTTTCGCTTGGAAAGAAGATTGGGAACCTAAAGAAGTAGGGATTGGAGAGCAGGCGGAATATCTGTTGGAGTTCCAACAGGGAGAAATCCAGGATCCGGAAATACCTTCTAAAGGAATGGTTCCTGATCC
Above is a genomic segment from Leptospira selangorensis containing:
- a CDS encoding DUF58 domain-containing protein produces the protein MFRKEYQNLIQLLDFKERGFSLRSRQGTATSSRKGRGVDFKDVRPYAVGDDTRLIDWNVTSRLGELHVREFYEEKERLGVFFLDVSESMDWSSSEWTKSENAFQVLALLVLLYVRKGNLAKILLYSDRLEWETGYIRNTEEALSSLEKVRSYPHRKLKTDPKLPFILLKNRIRRYTDSYILSDFHGLPSLKKLTGLRRFHTLHAIRFKDRLEESAPRGFFQFFLLKDPETGAIPSPVGGSIKKNLEFLFKSRCLELEGKDTDPNKLLEYWRSMS